From Magnolia sinica isolate HGM2019 chromosome 13, MsV1, whole genome shotgun sequence, one genomic window encodes:
- the LOC131224206 gene encoding uncharacterized protein LOC131224206, producing MEEVFWKQKARNSWLQAGDRNTQHFQASAQERIRRENITEIKDNNGVTITEEAQLKAEAVLFFSSLFQADPSSSSKVFLTVIPFVLSPWDNSTLLAPPTLTETFEPTVGEDIHKAARYFVEGGQMPRAFSVSLISLVPKNQAAASFADYRPISLCNVIYKIFSKLLVTRLSKFLPKLISMEQGAFMQGRSIIENVAMALEAMRNIDKKTREGNLIVKLDLEKAYDRVDWVFLKKVMRRFGFSARAGEIASFRSFSMGSLQGSSNRHGGSARGTPYPQGCSFLRLRSSPGTLSSWWREAGANLSIKTFLEAFQDVSGQRINFQKSSFFCPAKMSTGRIRQTERVLGFSKARAGVQYLGIPLYKGRVSMASFKALLDKVEGKKKTQWVAWSKISRPIEEGGLGVRKLKEVLKALRRKMAWNVKYGQKDSPWVLYIRARHRLDLEEGRTATSSSSASPYWKEVRTELPMLANSVQWNVGNGELNVWSTNWTGLGPLQSMVTTHIPQELMSLQVKDFIGSSGPCPPSSVNLFLSQDLFNFIVHSGFATSTKPPSCFWPLDSSGQFSSKSAWCLGRDLGQENWWNKWIWHSKIRSKMSLFY from the exons ATGGAGGAGGTTTTCTGGAAGCAAAAAGCCAGAAATTCCTGGCTCCAGGCTGGTGACAGGAATACTCAACATTTTCAAGCCTCAGCTCAAGAGCGCATAAGGAGAGAAAATATCACAGAGATCAAGGACAACAATGGGGTTACGATTACTGAGGAGGCGCAACTGAAGGCAGAAGCAGTACTTTTCTTCTCCTCGCTCTTTCAGGCAGATCCCTCCTCCTCTTCAAAAGTTTTTCTTACTGTTATTCCATTTGTGCTATCCCCATGGGACAACTCTACTCTTCTGGCCCCTCCAACCCTCACTGAGACTTTTGAG CCGACGGTTGGGGAGGATATTCATAAGGCTGCCCGTTATTTTGTGGAAGGGGGTCAAATGCCTAGAGCCTTTTCAGTTTCTCTGATCAGTCTAGTCCCAAAGAATCAAGCGGCTGCTAGCTTCGCTGATTATCGGCCAATTAGTCTTTGTAATGTTATTTACAAGATTTTCTCAAAGCTCCTAGTGACCCGATTAAGTAAGTTCCTTCCAAAGCTTATTTCCATGGAACAAGGGGCTTTCATGCAAGGCAGGTCTATTATAGAAAATGTGGCTATGGCGCTAGAGGCGATGCGGAACATAGACAAGAAAACTAGAGAAGGTAACCTCATTGTTAAGCTTGATCTTGAAAAAGCCTACGACAGGGTGGACTGGGTCTTTCTCAAGAAGGTGATGAGGCGTTTTGGATTCAGTGCTCGTGCTGGGGAAATTGCTAGTTTTCGGTCCTTTTCAATGGGGAGCCTACAGGGTTCTTCAAATCGACACGGGGGCTCCGCCAGGGGGACCCCATATCCCCAGGGTTGTTCATTCTTGCGGCTGAGGTCTTCTCCAGGAACTTTAAGTAGCTGGTGGAGAGAGGCTGGTGCAAACCTTTCAA TTAAGACTTTCTTAGAGGCTTTCCAAGACGTGTCTGGCCAGCGGATCAACTTCCAGAAAAGCAGCTTTTTTTGCCCTGCCAAGATGAGCACAGGCAGAATCAGACAAACGGAAAGAGTCTTAGGTTTCTCCAAAGCTAGAGCGGGGGTGCAATACTTAGGCATTCCACTTTACAAGGGAAGAGTCTCCATGGCCTCCTTCAAAGCTTTGTTGGATAAG GTGGAGGGTAAAAAAAAGACGCAGTGGGTTGCATGGAGCAAGATTTCGAGACCGATTGAGGAAGGTGGTTTAGGAGTTAGAAAGCTTAAAGAGGTGCTGAAAGCTCTGAGGCGGAAAATGGCTTGGAACGTTAAATATGGACAGAAGGATAGCCCATGGGTATTGTATATACGAGCTCGGCATCGGTTGGATTTGGAAGAGGGTAGAACGGCTACCTCATCTTCCTCGGCATCTCCCTATTGGAAGGAGGTTAGAACTGAGCTCCCAATGCTTGCAAATTCAGTTCAATGGAACGTTGGGAATGGTGAGTTGAATGTTTGGTCCACCAATTGGACAGGGTTGGGGCCTCTTCAGTCCATGGTGACTACTCATATTCCTCAGGAGTTGATGTCCCTACAGGTTAAAGATTTCATTGGTTCATCGGGTCCCTGTCCTCCATCTTCCGTCAACCTGTTTCTGTCTCAAGATCTTTTCAACTTTATAGTTCATAGCGGATTTGCTACTTCGACCAAACCTCCGTCCTGTTTTTGGCCGCTAGATTCTTCGGGTCAGTTTTCTTCTAAATCGGCATGGTGCCTGGGTAGAGATTTAGGGCAGGAAAACTGGTGGAACAAGTGGATATGGCACTCTAAAATCCGGTCGAAAATGTCGCTGTTCTATTAG